CACGGGCTCCTTCACCGCGACGGCCGGACCGCCCTGCGCCACGACCCTGCTCGCCAGCACCGGGTTGTCCTGCATCGGCGAAAGGCCCTTGCCGAGCCGCAGCGCCAGGCCCGCGATCCCGAGCGACACGAGCACGAACACCGCGATGTACAGCATCGGAGCACCCGCACCGAGCGGCACCCCGAGCGGCCCCAACGCCAGCGCCAGCTGCTTGACCAGCGCGAAGGCCGAGTTGTACTGGCCCACCGAGCCCTCGGGCGCGAGATCGGCCACCAGCGGGGCCAGGGTCGGCGACAGCATGGCCTCGCCGATACCGAAGAGCGCGTACGTGGTGACGAACGCGGCGGCGGCCATCAGCGCGCTGCCGTGCCCCAGCCCCGAGAAGCCGGCGATCAGCCACGCGCCGGTCCAGATCAGCCCGACGAGCGCGATCACGCGCGACCGGCGGCGCTTCTCGACGAGCTTCAGCACGACGAACTGCGCGAGGACGATCGCACCGGTGTTCGCGGCGAGGGCGAAGCCGAGGGTGGACGGGGAGATCCCCGCGGCCTCCGTACCGAAGGCGGCCAGACCCGACTCGAACTGTCCGTAGCAGGCGAAGAACACCACGAAACCCAGCACGCACAGCTGCACCATGGCCTTGTGCCGCAGCAGCCGATTCCAGCCGCTGCCACCCGACTGCGACGGATCCTTCGGCACCGCGTCCTTGATGCTCGGCGCCTGGGGCAGCCGCACGGTGGCGACGACAGCCGCCAGCACCAGGAACATCACGGCCTCGATGCCGAACAGCAGGGTGAAGCTCCCGGGCCGGCTCTCGTCGACGATCTGACCGCCGAGGAGCCCGCCGATGCCGAGACCGAGGTTCTGCATGAAGAACTGGAGGGCGAAGGCACGGGTCCGGGTGGACGGCGTCGAACACCACACGATCATCGTGGCCAGGGCCGGCTGCATCACGGCCTGACCGGCGCCCAGCGCCAGCGCGGACAGCAGGATGGGCACGATCCCGGTGGAGAGCCCGAGCGCGAGCGCACCGGCCGAGGCGGCCACGGCCGCACCCATGACCACGGGCACCGGACCACGTCGGTCGATGACCCGACCGGTGAAGGGCAGCGCGACCAGGGCACCCAGGGCGAAGGCCACGAACGCGCTCGTGGCGGCCATCGAGCCCAGACCTCGCACCTGCGCCACGTAGATGTAGAGGAACGGAACCGTGAAGCCGATGCCGAACGCCGTCAACGCGTTCCCGGCCTGGATCCGCCGCATCGCAGCGCCCATCACCTTGGTCACTTCTCACCTGCCTTGATAACTGAAGACTGAAGACTTCATAGCTAAAGTTCGACGCTTAAGAGTACACATCGAAGGAGTTAGACGCCAACGCGTTCGTGCGATACTTCGGGGCATGGGTGACACCCCCGACGGCACCGCGTCCGTCCCCGAGCCGAGCCTCGACGAGCAGATCGCCGTCTACCAGCGCGAGTTCCAGGACCTCGACCCGCAGGTCGAGAAGGTGGTCGCGGCCCTGAGCCGCCTGAACCGCCGGATGAACGTCGCGTACGGCCGCCAGACCGCCG
This DNA window, taken from Streptomyces sp. TN58, encodes the following:
- a CDS encoding MFS transporter translates to MGAAMRRIQAGNALTAFGIGFTVPFLYIYVAQVRGLGSMAATSAFVAFALGALVALPFTGRVIDRRGPVPVVMGAAVAASAGALALGLSTGIVPILLSALALGAGQAVMQPALATMIVWCSTPSTRTRAFALQFFMQNLGLGIGGLLGGQIVDESRPGSFTLLFGIEAVMFLVLAAVVATVRLPQAPSIKDAVPKDPSQSGGSGWNRLLRHKAMVQLCVLGFVVFFACYGQFESGLAAFGTEAAGISPSTLGFALAANTGAIVLAQFVVLKLVEKRRRSRVIALVGLIWTGAWLIAGFSGLGHGSALMAAAAFVTTYALFGIGEAMLSPTLAPLVADLAPEGSVGQYNSAFALVKQLALALGPLGVPLGAGAPMLYIAVFVLVSLGIAGLALRLGKGLSPMQDNPVLASRVVAQGGPAVAVKEPVPA